From Candidatus Eisenbacteria bacterium, a single genomic window includes:
- the menH gene encoding 2-succinyl-6-hydroxy-2,4-cyclohexadiene-1-carboxylate synthase, which yields RRDLRPQQRWGRDLLSLADRRPSRSLREALPRAARPFHGGRRRASRPLLRAGARPGRGCGGGRARTPGRGDEDRGASHGCRGLRDRAQRDDGADRARDRATARGARRGERRGERRRGGILIERRVTAAGLRWRVRETGVDSGRTLLLLHGFAGEASYWDYPASLLAGRLCVAPDLPGHGGTDPPIPPERWRMDRLADAMLLLLDALSIERVDLVGYSMGGRAAVHLACSAPGRIGSLTLVGASAGIADPKERRERLAQDEELASLLEREGIEAFVARWEALPLFESQRRLPEEVLSRTRRMRLAQDPRALAAALRAFGTGSLEPLYDRIADLPMRVLLVAGEEDAKFVAIARSLALAMPRARAEVVPHAGHSVPLERPEAFAGLLESFLSRASMEGGIGS from the coding sequence CGTCGTGATCTTCGTCCTCAACAACGATGGGGGCGGGATCTTCTCTCACTTGCCGATCGCCGCCCATCGCGATCTCTGCGAGAGGCTCTTCCACGCGCCGCACGGCCATTCCATGGAGGGCGCCGCCGCGCTTCACGGCCTCTCCTACGCGCGGGCGCAAGGCCGGGGCGAGGCTGCGGAGGCGGTCGCGCGCGGACTCCGGGGCGCGGGGACGAGGATCGTGGAGCTTCGCACGGATGCCGCGGCCTCCGCGATCGAGCACAGAGAGACGATGGAGCGGATCGCGCGCGAGATCGCGCGACGGCTCGCGGCGCGCGCCGAGGGGAGCGCCGCGGGGAGCGGCGCCGCGGAGGGATCTTGATCGAGCGGCGCGTCACAGCGGCGGGGCTTCGCTGGCGCGTGCGCGAGACGGGGGTCGATTCCGGCCGGACGCTCCTGTTGCTGCACGGGTTCGCGGGAGAGGCGTCCTACTGGGACTACCCGGCGTCCCTGCTCGCGGGGCGCCTCTGCGTCGCGCCCGATCTTCCGGGGCATGGAGGGACCGACCCGCCGATCCCGCCCGAGCGGTGGCGCATGGACAGATTGGCCGATGCGATGCTCCTTCTGCTCGATGCGTTGTCGATCGAGAGGGTCGATCTCGTCGGGTACTCGATGGGTGGACGGGCGGCGGTCCACCTCGCCTGCAGCGCGCCTGGCAGGATCGGCTCGCTGACATTGGTCGGCGCTTCGGCCGGGATCGCCGATCCGAAGGAGAGGCGCGAGCGCCTCGCTCAGGATGAGGAGCTGGCATCGCTTCTCGAGCGAGAGGGGATCGAGGCTTTCGTGGCGAGGTGGGAAGCCCTTCCCCTCTTCGAGAGCCAGAGGAGATTGCCGGAGGAGGTTCTCTCGCGGACGCGCCGCATGCGCCTCGCGCAGGATCCTCGCGCCCTTGCCGCGGCCCTGCGCGCGTTCGGGACCGGGTCCCTGGAGCCGCTTTACGACCGGATCGCGGATCTGCCGATGCGTGTCCTCCTGGTCGCCGGGGAAGAGGACGCGAAGTTCGTCGCCATCGCCCGGTCGCTCGCTCTCGCCATGCCCCGCGCTCGCGCGGAGGTCGTGCCCCACGCGGGCCACTCCGTCCCCTTGGAGCGGCCGGAGGCCTTCGCGGGGCTGCTCGAGTCGTTTCTCTCCCGAGCATCGATGGAAGGAGGAATCGGATCGTGA
- the menB gene encoding 1,4-dihydroxy-2-naphthoyl-CoA synthase, giving the protein MVNESAEVRWESAGTHEDIRYEKSGGIAKLTINRPEVRNAFRPATLFELASALADARDDPSIGVVILTGAGDEAFCSGGDQRVRGDQGYVGKDGVPRLNVLDLQKQIRSLPKPVIAMVKGYAIGGGHVLHLVCDLTIAADNARFGQTGPKVGSFDGGFGASILSDLVGPKKAKEIWFLCRQYDAKEALAMGLVNAVVPLAEVERETLRWCREILERSPMAIRVLKSAFNARTDGEAGLQELAGNATLLYYMTEEAREGRDAYVEKRKPDFSRFPRLP; this is encoded by the coding sequence ATCGTGAACGAATCGGCCGAGGTCCGCTGGGAATCCGCCGGGACCCATGAGGATATCCGCTACGAGAAGTCCGGAGGGATCGCGAAGCTCACGATCAACCGTCCGGAGGTGCGAAACGCCTTCCGACCGGCGACCCTCTTCGAGCTCGCATCGGCGCTGGCCGACGCGCGGGACGATCCCTCGATCGGCGTTGTGATCCTCACCGGCGCCGGCGATGAGGCGTTCTGCTCCGGGGGCGATCAGAGAGTCCGCGGCGATCAGGGCTATGTCGGAAAGGACGGCGTGCCCCGCCTGAACGTCCTCGATCTGCAGAAGCAGATCCGCTCGCTGCCCAAGCCGGTCATCGCGATGGTCAAGGGGTACGCGATCGGCGGAGGCCACGTCCTCCATCTGGTCTGCGATCTCACCATCGCCGCCGACAACGCCCGCTTCGGACAGACGGGCCCCAAGGTGGGGAGCTTCGACGGCGGATTCGGCGCCTCGATCCTCTCCGACCTGGTCGGCCCGAAGAAGGCGAAGGAGATCTGGTTCCTCTGCCGCCAGTACGACGCCAAGGAGGCGCTGGCCATGGGGCTCGTCAACGCGGTCGTCCCGCTCGCCGAGGTCGAGAGGGAGACGCTCCGCTGGTGCCGGGAGATCCTCGAGCGCAGCCCGATGGCGATCCGGGTCTTGAAATCCGCCTTCAACGCGCGAACCGACGGCGAGGCGGGGCTGCAGGAGCTGGCCGGCAACGCGACGCTCCTCTACTACATGACCGAAGAAGCGCGGGAGGGGCGAGACGCGTACGTCGAGAAGAGGAAGCCGGACTTCTCGCGCTTCCCGAGACTGCCGTAG
- a CDS encoding 1,4-dihydroxy-2-naphthoate polyprenyltransferase, whose protein sequence is MPAGLRTWILAARPRTLSAAVVPVLVGTALAVERNAFRALPAIAALVGAIAIQIGTNFANDYSDAVRGTDSERRGPTRVTQAGLVTERAMRAAIAIAFGVSVLCGVYLVGVGGWPILVLGILSIVSGLAYTGGPYPLGYHGLGEVFVLAFFGLGAVAGTYYVQAGHLILPAILLSAPVGLFSVAILVANNLRDIETDRRAGKMTLAARFGHRFGAAEYAAALLLAYLTPAALAIARALPAGSLLCLLSLPLAIPLLRIAHRADATLAEHLRLLAGTSRLFLVFGLLLGAGLLLDAGLLL, encoded by the coding sequence ATGCCGGCGGGCCTGCGGACCTGGATTCTGGCGGCGCGACCGCGGACCCTGAGCGCCGCGGTCGTCCCGGTTCTCGTGGGAACGGCCCTCGCGGTCGAGAGGAACGCCTTTCGCGCGCTGCCGGCGATCGCCGCTCTCGTCGGGGCGATCGCGATCCAGATCGGGACCAACTTCGCCAACGACTACTCCGACGCCGTCCGGGGGACGGACAGCGAGCGGCGCGGCCCGACGCGCGTGACGCAGGCCGGTCTCGTGACCGAGCGGGCGATGCGCGCGGCCATCGCGATCGCCTTCGGCGTCTCCGTCCTGTGCGGCGTCTACCTCGTGGGAGTCGGGGGCTGGCCCATTCTCGTCCTCGGCATCCTCTCGATCGTCTCGGGGCTCGCCTACACGGGAGGCCCCTACCCGCTCGGCTACCACGGCCTCGGGGAGGTCTTCGTTCTCGCCTTCTTCGGACTCGGCGCCGTCGCGGGCACCTACTACGTCCAGGCGGGCCACCTGATCCTCCCGGCGATCCTTCTCTCGGCGCCTGTCGGCCTCTTCTCGGTGGCCATCCTGGTCGCGAACAACTTGAGAGACATCGAGACCGACCGGCGGGCGGGAAAGATGACGCTGGCGGCGCGATTCGGCCATCGCTTCGGGGCCGCGGAGTATGCCGCGGCCCTGCTGCTCGCCTACCTCACGCCGGCCGCCCTGGCGATCGCGCGCGCCCTCCCCGCCGGATCCCTTCTCTGTCTGCTGTCCCTCCCCCTCGCGATTCCTCTCCTGCGCATCGCCCATCGCGCCGACGCGACTCTGGCCGAGCATCTTCGCCTCCTGGCGGGGACTTCGCGCCTCTTCTTGGTTTTCGGTCTCCTCCTCGGCGCCGGCCTCCTGCTTGACGCCGGTCTTCTGCTGTGA
- the menC gene encoding o-succinylbenzoate synthase encodes MKARIQARPYRLALSRPLATAAGVIAERRGFWILAEDEEGRTGLGEAAPLPRFGTETVEEAARFLAGLSGWRTIEHDLTAAPLSSRAGLDLARLDLEAQRAGVSLADHLSPRSKRTVSVNALLRTEEPEDLAAEAADAAALGYGTLKMKIGAREPADDARRFAAVRRRLGPGIRLRADANRAWEAETALHALRLLEPFGLEFVEEPARAGIEAIARVSPVPICADESVCSIETGRRLITERSVPFLSLKPSLIGGISAARRLAEEAHEAGIGVVITSALDTSVGVAGALHLAASLPWLDRACGLATAGLLAGDPAEGLEAPSEGFLRVPQGPGLGVRLGTR; translated from the coding sequence ATGAAGGCGCGGATCCAGGCTCGCCCATATCGTCTCGCGCTCTCGCGGCCCCTCGCGACGGCGGCGGGGGTCATTGCCGAGCGGCGGGGATTCTGGATCCTGGCAGAGGACGAGGAGGGCCGGACGGGTCTCGGAGAGGCGGCTCCTCTCCCCCGCTTCGGAACGGAGACGGTGGAGGAGGCGGCGAGATTTCTCGCGGGGCTATCCGGCTGGCGGACGATCGAGCACGACCTGACGGCGGCGCCACTCTCCTCGCGCGCGGGGCTGGACCTGGCGCGTCTCGATCTGGAGGCGCAGCGCGCGGGGGTATCGCTCGCCGATCATCTGAGCCCCCGCTCGAAGAGGACGGTGAGCGTGAACGCGCTTCTCCGGACGGAGGAACCGGAGGATCTCGCGGCGGAGGCGGCCGACGCCGCGGCTCTCGGCTACGGCACGCTGAAGATGAAGATCGGCGCGCGCGAGCCGGCGGACGACGCGCGTCGCTTCGCGGCCGTCCGGAGGCGGCTCGGTCCGGGCATTCGACTGCGCGCCGACGCGAACCGCGCGTGGGAGGCCGAGACAGCCCTTCATGCGCTGCGGCTCCTCGAGCCGTTCGGACTCGAGTTCGTCGAGGAGCCGGCGAGGGCCGGCATCGAGGCGATCGCGCGCGTCTCCCCCGTTCCGATCTGCGCCGACGAGTCGGTCTGCTCGATCGAGACGGGCCGCAGATTGATCACGGAGCGATCGGTCCCATTCCTGTCGCTCAAGCCCTCTCTCATCGGCGGGATCTCGGCCGCGCGGCGCCTCGCGGAGGAGGCGCATGAGGCCGGGATCGGCGTGGTCATCACATCGGCGCTCGACACTTCGGTCGGCGTCGCCGGGGCCCTTCACCTGGCCGCCTCCCTCCCCTGGCTCGACCGCGCGTGCGGCCTCGCGACCGCGGGCCTGCTCGCGGGCGATCCGGCCGAGGGGCTGGAAGCGCCTTCCGAAGGTTTCCTGCGCGTTCCCCAAGGGCCGGGACTCGGCGTGCGGTTGGGGACTCGATGA